The genomic window GAGTAAATATGGATGAGCAAGTAACAGAAATTATTGAATTTATTGGTGAATTAACTGATGACGGCAATGTGCCACGGAATGTGAAAACAAAACTCAAAGAAATCAGTAACGAACTCAAAAAAACAACAGATGATAACAAATCATTAACAGTAAATAAATTGCTTGCAGACCTTGATGATATCGCAGGAGACGCGAATCTTGATTCGTTTACCCGACAACAATTATGGAGCATTACTAGCATGCTAGAAGGCATCTAAAGACTGTTCTTTCCTTTTTCTTAGATTCATTTTTTCTTAACAACACGTAACAAAGTATAAACAACAATACAAACTTTACTAAAAATTCATTCCAAAGA from Candidatus Woesearchaeota archaeon includes these protein-coding regions:
- a CDS encoding UPF0147 family protein, which encodes MDEQVTEIIEFIGELTDDGNVPRNVKTKLKEISNELKKTTDDNKSLTVNKLLADLDDIAGDANLDSFTRQQLWSITSMLEGI